Proteins from a single region of Terriglobales bacterium:
- a CDS encoding P-II family nitrogen regulator gives MTKVEAIIQPSVFESVKDVLTELGVEGMTVADVRGHGRQKGHTATYRGREYSVDLLPKIKLEVVIEDETVDSVVDAIVKTAATGRIGDGKIFLYKVDEAIRIRNYERGVAAL, from the coding sequence ATGACTAAAGTCGAGGCGATTATTCAACCATCGGTCTTTGAGAGCGTAAAAGACGTTCTCACCGAATTGGGCGTCGAAGGAATGACGGTGGCCGACGTAAGGGGACACGGGCGACAGAAAGGGCACACAGCAACCTATCGGGGGCGTGAATATTCTGTCGACCTGTTGCCGAAGATCAAGCTTGAGGTTGTGATTGAGGACGAAACGGTAGATTCCGTCGTTGATGCCATCGTGAAAACTGCCGCGACTGGACGCATTGGAGATGGAAAGATCTTTCTCTACAAAGTCGACGAAGCGATTCGCATTCGCAATTACGAGCGTGGGGTGGCGGCGTTGTAG
- the otnI gene encoding 2-oxo-tetronate isomerase, with product MPRFAANLSSLFTELPFPDRFEAAAKHGFSAVECLLPYDYPKEELAELLKRHGLQQVMFNLPSGYWEAGERGLACDPHRIPEFKEGLETAIEYAIALDCKRLNCLPGIMPAESCPLTIHETLVGNLRHAASRLAQLNIKLLIEPINVYDNPNFFLHRSSHALAIMEEVNHSNLYMLYDVYHMQITEGNLASTIAENLSHIGHVQVADVPGRNEPGTGEINFNFLFRHLDAIGYDGWIGCQYDPLLTTEHGLEWFAPYQLQSSPA from the coding sequence ATGCCAAGATTCGCTGCGAACCTTTCTAGTCTATTCACTGAACTTCCATTTCCAGATCGCTTCGAGGCGGCCGCCAAACACGGGTTCTCCGCTGTCGAATGTCTGCTTCCCTACGATTACCCCAAGGAAGAGCTTGCTGAGCTTCTGAAGCGGCACGGTCTGCAGCAGGTTATGTTCAATCTGCCTTCGGGATATTGGGAGGCGGGCGAGCGCGGGCTGGCGTGCGATCCGCATCGCATTCCCGAATTCAAAGAAGGCCTGGAAACGGCAATCGAATATGCCATTGCTCTCGATTGCAAGAGACTGAATTGTCTTCCCGGCATCATGCCCGCCGAGAGTTGTCCCCTAACGATTCACGAAACTCTGGTTGGCAATTTGCGGCATGCAGCTTCACGACTGGCTCAGCTGAATATCAAGCTGCTGATCGAGCCCATCAATGTGTACGACAACCCCAACTTCTTCCTGCATCGATCGTCACATGCGCTCGCGATCATGGAAGAAGTGAATCATTCCAATTTGTATATGCTTTACGACGTCTATCACATGCAAATTACCGAGGGAAACCTCGCCAGTACGATTGCGGAGAACCTCAGTCACATCGGCCACGTCCAGGTCGCCGATGTTCCCGGACGCAACGAACCAGGCACCGGGGAGATCAACTTTAATTTTCTATTCCGACATCTCGATGCGATCGGCTACGACGGCTGGATTGGTTGCCAATACGATCCTCTCCTCACTACCGAGCACGGACTGGAGTGGTTTGCTCCGTACCAATTGCAATCGAGTCCGGCGTAG
- a CDS encoding PaaI family thioesterase — MNCNRELVAEIFERATFIRDLGIVVTGCDSGSCDTELQMRPPLQQQHGFLHAAVITAMADHTAGAAGATLMQAGQDVITVEFKVSFLRPAVGPLFACHARVLRAGKDLIFTEADVVGCTGRESPTKLLAKFCGTLKIIPHTYL; from the coding sequence ATGAACTGCAATCGAGAACTTGTAGCCGAGATTTTCGAACGAGCCACTTTCATCCGGGATCTCGGAATTGTCGTGACTGGCTGTGATTCGGGCAGCTGCGACACCGAACTGCAAATGCGTCCGCCGCTTCAGCAGCAACACGGATTCCTTCATGCAGCGGTCATCACCGCGATGGCCGATCACACCGCAGGAGCCGCTGGCGCGACCCTGATGCAGGCCGGCCAGGACGTAATCACTGTCGAATTCAAAGTGAGCTTCCTGCGACCCGCGGTCGGTCCGCTATTCGCGTGTCATGCGCGGGTACTTCGGGCAGGAAAGGATCTGATCTTCACTGAAGCGGACGTGGTTGGATGTACCGGCCGGGAGTCGCCAACAAAGCTGCTGGCCAAATTCTGCGGGACGTTAAAGATTATTCCTCACACTTATTTGTAG